The following DNA comes from Candidatus Zixiibacteriota bacterium.
AAGTTTAAAGTTGCCACCAACTCAAAACATAATCATCTCCGCCTTAGGCGGATTCCTAATCTTGTTAATCAAGAGTTTGTCGCGGCTAAACCTAACCAGCTCTGGACTTCTGATATAACATACCTTCCGACAATTAAAGGTTGGCTTTATCTATCTGTGGTTTTAGATGTTTATAGTCGCCAGATAGTCGGCTGGGCAATGAGAAAACGTTTAACCAAGGAGCTTGTAATCTCTGCTTTTAAACAGGCTTTGAATCATCGAACGCCGGCTCGTGATATGATATTTCATTCTGATCAGGGCAGTCAGTATGCCGGCGGAGACTTTTAAAATCTTCTGGATCAACATAGCATAAGACCAAGCATGAGCGGCAAAGGCAACTGTTATGACAACGCCATAACCGAAACATTTTTTCATACTTTAAAAACTGTCCGCCTAAGGCGGATTAAGAATTATCAAACCAGAGAGGAGGCTAAGTCAAGCGTCTTTGAGTACATTGAGGTTTTTTATAACCGGCAGAGAAGATATTCAGCTTTAGGTTATAAATCGCCGGTTGACTTTGAAAATCAATTAAGTTGCATTAATAATGTGTCCGCTAAAACGGGGTAAGATCAGTCAAGTGGCCGTTTACTGTCTTGGCCATTAACCCTCTGTCAAATAAGCTGTCGAGAAATTTCCTGATATATATCTCTTTAACAAATCTAATATCTGTGATAGAAGCGAAATATTCATTCATAAAGTTCTTAAAATTGTTAAGATAGGCACTATACCTTTTTAAAAGAGCTTTCTCTAATAATGTGTTTCTTTGAGTTAAGAAACAGTCCTATTAACTCCTCTGTTTTTAAAAGTTGGGGGTCGTCAAGAAAATCATATTCTTGCACCTTAAGTTTCCTGAGAGTCTCTGCAGCCACCACTATAACGTCATGTTTTTTTGACGCAACGATATTTCTATATCTTCTGCTATTTACTGAATAAGAGATACCCCAATTTCTGCTTTTCCTATCTTGATATATATTTACTTGCGGTACTCTACCCATGATTTTCCTCCTAATTCACTGCCTTTCCCAATAAAGCGGCAGAAACCTATTAGAATTTGTTGCTGGCGATTGAGTTAATATATTGATTTTAAAGGGGTTGCGAAAAACAACCGGAGAGGCAGGGATTCGAACCCTGGGACCCCGAAGGGTCAACGGTTTTCGAGACCGCCCCATTCGACCGCTCTGGCACCTCTCCGGTTGCGAATATATATAAAATGGATAGTAATGTGAAATAGTTTCAGGAATTTCTTTGATATTTTTTTCACTGGTCTATCGAACTGGAATATATAACCCGAATTATCCATAAAACCTATTTTATTATTAGAAATTAACTTTTACTCCGAATTTAACAGTAGAATTATAAATAAATTGCTTTGATTACCAAACGATGCTTGGCAACCAGAGCCAAATTATGTTGAACATTTAGCGTTAAAAACACACCCCTGACTCCTCTCGAGATGGGAGAAATAAAATGTTGGTGCACGAGGACGCACACTAACCATTTTAAAATATGAACGATAACAACGAAAAACTCGTTACCAAAATCCCATCTCTGTTAATTCGGATGCCCCCTGCTATTCCGCTGCAGCACACAATATTCAGGACAATAAAAAAGGCTGGTCAAAAAACCAGCCTTTTTAAAACTTATATATTAAGTATCAACCCATCACTTCAGCAATGTAACCTTGGCAGTTCTGCTCTGCTGACCGGAAGCCAGCTTGACCATGTAAATTCCGGATGATTGACCATCAGCTTTCCAGGTTAATGAATGTTCACCGGCAATTTGATAACCATCATATAAAGTTGCAACTCTTTGCCCTAATAAGTTAAATATCTCAAGAGTAATATCGCCAGCCTGAGGCAGACAATAGTTTATCTTAGCATCCGCATTGAATGGATTGGGGAAAACCGGATGAAGCGCAAACCTATCCGGCGTCGCTAATTCTTCACCCTCGATATTAGTAAAGCTCGTATTCAAAGTAACCGGAATACTGGCAACCGGATTTTCGATAGAATTAGTCATGATAGTAATCATGCCGTTATACGTACCGGGCGGCAGATTTAAAGCATTGAAATTAAGCTCAATATCCTGCTGGCTAAAGGGCGGGACAGTTCCCTGCTGAGGGTTTGGGGCAACCCATGTAAATGGAGGCACGGCATCTCCAAGCATGAACTCAACCGCTAAATCATTATGAACATAGTCCTCATTGTATGCTACCTGAGTGCCAACTGTGGCGAGACGGTTTTCAATGCCGATGGAACATTCATTGAGTCTGCCGGGTCCCATCGTGTTGTATTGGCAGATTATGGTATTGGGCGCAGCTAATATGACCTGGAACGTAAAGATGCCTTCCTGACGGGAATCCGGAATTTGATCCCAAGTGATAATTGCCGTATCGGTTTCGTTCGTATAATAATATATATTGCCGCCGTATTCCATGTTCAGGTCATCATAAAAAGCTGCCACCATATTGTTCGGCTGCGCATAGCTAGGGATTATCTCATTCTCCCACTGCATAATGTAAGAGCTGTTAAAAGAAATCCAACCATTTACACAGATAGTAAACTTATCATAGGTGTTTTCATAATAATTGAAATCGAAACCGAGATCAAGCTGACCGGAATTGCCGTTATCGTCATAACCGGAAAAATTAACAACATCTCCATCACTGGTAATGTCTATCCAATTATAGTCGGGGCCGTCCGGATTATCGCTATCGCGCCAGTAATAACCAAATGAATCCTGATCGGTAACTGTGTAGCCGTCTATATAGTAGCGAAGAGCACCATCGCCAATATTTGATAGCTCAACCGTTCTTGTGGTTTGCCAGTCGGGACCAAGCTCGACATAGATAGAATCTGGGGTGTACTCTAATTCGGGCAAACCAGATATATTATACAGCGGCATATTAGAATTACTGCCGATAGAGGCAGAGCCGTATTTTATATAAAAATATCCGCCAAGCCGTCCCCAGCCCTCGCCCCAACTATTCTTAACAATCCAGGCGCCATCACCATTACACTCATTATCATCCCAGCCGACAATCACTACGCAATGGTTGGTTGGTTCGGTGCCGACATGTTCATAACAGCCGCTTTGATAAGAATTGAAATCATCATAAACAGTAAATGATGTTGATATCGGAGTTATAACCACAGTATTTTTAATAGCATTAACATTGTTTGCGACATGCATATAGCCATCTTGATATGCAACAACGTCGCAATCATCAATATCACACGGAATAGAGTCATTAGCTTGATAAGGCATGCATGATTCATCGAAAGCACCATAAAGAGAGAAGAAATTATAAGCGCTGCCATCCCAACCACCTTCACAACCATTGCTGTTTTCATCACAGGAGACAAGCACCTGTTCGGCAAAATCAGGCACAACTCCCTCGGCTAACAAATATGCCGATTCAAATGCCCCGGTGGCTCCAAACGCCCAGCATGAACCGCAGCTGCCCTGATTTTGTACCGGCGTTACTCCGCCTAATACCCGCCAATCAAAACAGTCTTCGGTATTGGTCAAAAGCGGCGGCGGCAATTTATTCAGGTCTTTGTAAATACTCTTAACTTCATCAGGCACTCTATAACCGAGAAGCTGATGCCTTTCCTCGAGGGTCATTTCCATAATCTCGTTATAGCCAGCCTCCCAAGTTAATCCTTCCTTTTTAATTTTTTCCTGTATAGCCCTTATTTCTGCCCGCAATTCATCTGAGATATTATCGGGAATATCTCCAGCGCTTGCCGAAAATAAAGGGATAAAAAATAACAATGTCCACACTACAATAACTATTTTCCGCATAAGTCCTCCCGGATATGCTATTATTAAATTATTTTCATCTCATAATAAAGAACAAAAATTAACACCTATTTGTATAAAATACCATATTTTTATATAGTCAAGCAAAAAGTATGCTCAAAAATAGGATTCTAATTATAGCAGACACCCATAGCGTCATCCTTATTTAATGTAAACACTTTAGTCCCTATTAGTTATAGTTTTATTTATTAGTATTGTGCAAATTACCCTTATTTGTATACACAGCCAGGTTATTTGGATAAAAAGTAATATTGAAATTTAATTCAACACTATAGAAAATTTCGGAGTGAACAGGAAAGGCTTGCCTGTTAATATTGGGTTATTTTTTAACTTTTTGTGGAAATTCCTGCAAAGAAGTAGGTAAAATCAACGTGGGACTTGACAACTGAGCTGATATAATATACGCACAAAGATTCCGACAAAGATTACGGGAGTTTCCCCAAAATCCCGTGTAATTTCCCTATAATATAACTTATTTCATAGAGTTAGCATTTACAGAAAGCTGAAATCGTTATCCGCCCAAGGCGGATGGGGAAGCTTTTAATAAATTATTCGCAGGTTGGGTTCCGACCGGAGGAGACTGTGACAAAAAATTGATTGCGCAATCATTGCGGACATTTTGCTAATAAATCAGATGTATTGTTTGTAAATAAGTCGTTGATTTGCAAAGGCATCGCGTAGGGGCATATTGCAATACGCCCCTGCGAGCGCAATGGGATATAGGCTTTTATAACTTTTACACAGCCTCGGAGGGAAAAACTCGACATTTTGATTTTGATAGAAGATTTGCTAAGGGAAAAAGCCTTATGTTGCTGTGAGAGGTGTCGGGCTTTTCCTCGCCTCCGGCGAGTCTGCTATGTTCTGAAAAAAATAGGGAAACTCCAAAATTAAACTTATCCTTGACAAAGTCATAAGCTGAGTAGTATTTTATTGCGCTAATTATAGTAAAAGGTTTAATGTTGTTTAGATATTAGCCTTTTTAACTGGCTCTGTTTGTTAAAGATTTCACAATCTCAACAGGGCATTAAAGTTGAAATGCGTTAGTCCGCAATAACTTGGGCAATGGCCACGAGGAGAAGAATATGGCAGAATTCACATCGGTTGAAAATCAAATCAAAGCTGATACTCTAGTGGTTGGCGGCGGTATTGCAGGTATGACTACCGCTATCGAAACCGCTGAAATTGGCAAAAATGTGATGCTTCTGGAAAAAACGCCAACGCTTGGCGGACGGGTTGCCTCAATGAACTATTATTTCCCAAAATTATGTCCGCCAACCTGCGGCATAGAAATCAATTTGAAAAGAATCAGATCAAATCCGTTTATAAGGGTTCTAACATTAGCCGAGATAGAAAAAGTTGCCGGCAAACCCGGTGATTTCGAAGTTACCATTATGTTAAACCCTCGATATGTCAACGACAAATGCACCGCCTGCGGCGAATGTGAAAAAGTCTGTGAAATTGAGCGGGACAATGATTTTAATTATGGACTAGATAAAACCAAAGCTGTTTACATGCCTCATCTTATGGCATACCCTCCCCGTTATGTGATTGATCCTGAATACGTAAAGGACGAGCGGATGAAAAAATGTGCCGAAGCCTGCAAATATGATGCTATTGAGCTTGATATGCAGCCACAAACAATCACCGCAAAAGTCGGCGCTATCGTTTGGGCTACCGGTTGGAAGCCATATGACGCTACCAAGATAGACAACCTTGGCTTCGGTAAATATGATAATGTAATTACTAATGTAATAATGGAAAGACTTGCCTCTGAAAATGGTCCCACTAAGGGCAAGCTTTTAAGGCCATCCGATAATAAAGAGATTAATAACATCGGGTTTGTCCAGTGTGCCGGTTCTCGTGATGAAAACCATCTTCCATATTGTTCGGCAATCTGCTGCTTAGCCTCAATGAAACAAGCGACCTATATCCGCGAACGCTATCCTGAGGCGGAAATTCATATATTCTATATCGATGTCAGATCGCCTGGCCGCTTGGAAGATTTCTATGTTCAGCGTCAAGAGGACGAGAAAATTCATTTCCATCGCGGTAAAGTTGCCAGTATTACTGAAGTGCCCGGTCAAAAGAATCTCATTTTGGAAGCGGAAGATACCCTTACAGGTAAAATCACTAAAACTGAAGTCGAAATGGCGGTACTGGCAACCGGTATGGTGCCCAATACTGCAGATGAACAGCCGCCATTAGATACACCCCTTGATGAATTTGGGTTTATAGCCCCCGATACGGATAATGGCATCATCGGCACCGGTGTTGCATCAAGACCTGTTGATGTCGCAACAACAGTACAGGAATCCACCGGAGCGGCTTTGAAAGCTATAATTATCGGGAGAAGGAGGTAAGACGATGGAAGCAAAGATTGGCTGTTATATATGCAAGGGTTGTGATATCGGAAAATCTATCGATGTTGACAAATTAGTTGAAGTAGCTAAAGGCGACGGCAAAGCCGCAATATGCAAAACACATGATATCCTCTGTAGTAAGGAAGGTATTGAGTTAATAAAGAATGATATTCAAAATGAAGGCATAAATAAAGTAGTAGCTGCCGCCTGTTCTGTGCGTGTTTTTCCGGAGCTTTTCGATTTTGGCAAAGATATTTTCACCGACAGAACAAATATCCGCGAGCAAGTAGCCTGGTGCCATGAGCCAAATGATGAAGATACTCAGATGCTGGCAGAGGATTGTATACGCATGGGATGCGCCAAGGTGATGAACGGTGAACCGCCAGAGCCATTTATTTCGGAATCGGTAAGTAAGGATATTATGGTTGTTGGCGGCGGCGTTACCGGTATGACTGCCGCTAAATCTGCAGCTGATACAGGCTACAAAGTCATCTTAGTTGAAAAAGAAGATAAGCTTGGCGGCTGGGCAGCAAAGTTCACTAAAGTTTTTCCCAAACATCCTCCATATAAAGAACCAGAAGATTCCAATTGCTCTGATTTGGTTAAGGAAGTTGAAGCTCATGACAATATTACGATTTATAAATCAACGGTAGTCGAAAAAACTTCCGGCCAGCCGGGTGAATTCGCAGTAACTCTTAAAAATGGCAGCTCATCGACCGAACTTATGATTGGCTCGATTGTTCAAGCTACCGGCTGGAGACCATACGAAACTGAGAAGCTGGCCTATCTTGGCTATGGCTCTACACCAGATGTGATTACCAATGTCGAAATGGAAGAGATGCTATCCGGCGGCGAAATAAAACGACCCTCCGATGGCAAACCTATTGATAGTATTACTTTCATCCAATGCGCCGGTTCGCGCGACCAGGAACATCTTCCCTACTGCTCGGCTGTGTGCTGTCGCGTGTCATTAAAACAGGCTTTATATGTCAGAGAACAATATCCGAATGCTAAGATATATATTATCTATAAAGACCTGCGCTCGCCGGCTCAATATGAATTATTCTATGCTCATGTTCAGGAAGATAAAGGAATATTTTTCACCAAGGGAGAAATCCGGAGCGTTGAGAAAGATGGCAGCGGCAAGATTTCGGTTAATGTTGAAGATACCCTTTTAGGCGACAATATTCAGGTGAAATCCGATATGGTCGTTTTAGCCGCCGGAATGGTTCCGACTACCAAAGTAGATGAAGTTCCGAAAGCTGAAGCATCTGAAACGGCTGAAGACGAGGAGAAAAAAGAAGAGGGCAAAACAGAAGACGGCAAAAAAGCGGCTGAAGCGGCTGAAGTCGGCGCTAAGATATTGAATCTTACCTACCGTCAGGGAACCGACCTGCCCACTTTAAAATACGGCTATCCTGATTCTAATTTTATATGCTTCCCTTATGAAACCAGAAGAACGGCTATATATGCCGCGGGAGCTGTCAGGGCGCCAATGGATTTAGCAACCTGTGAGAATGACGCTTATGGCGCAGCATTAAAAGCAATTCAGGCTGTCGAGTCGTTAGATATTGGCGCATCAGTTCATCCCCGCACCGGCGACTTAAGCTATCCCGAGCTATTCATGCAAAGATGCACCCAGTGCAAACGCTGTACTGAGGAATGTCCTTTTGGCGCATACGATGAAGACGATAAAGGCACACCAAAGCCCAATCCAAATCGCTGCCGCCGCTGTGGAATATGTTTAGGCGCTTGTCCGGAAAGAATCATTTCGTTTAAAAACTACAGCGTTAACCAGATATCTCAGATGATTAAAGCCATTGATATTCCGGATGAGTTCGAGGAAAAACCCAGGATTTTGGCTTTTATATGTGAAAACGATGCAATGCCAGCTGTTGATATGGTTGGCCAAATGCGATTGAAATACAATGCTATGCTCAGGATTATCCCGCTTCGCTGTTTGGGTTCGATGAATTCAGTTTGGGTTAGCGATGCCTTAGCCAGCGGTTTTGATGGCGTTATTCTTATTGGCTGTAAGAAAGGCGATGATTATCAGTGCCACTTTATTCAGGGCAGCGAGCTTGCCAACACCAGAATGGAAAATGTTCGCGAGAAACTTAAACAGTTGGTTTTGGAAGAGGAACGGGTTGAGATTCACGAATTATCAATGTCTGATTATCCGAATATTCCGAAGATTTTCGATGATTTTCTCGAAGTGATTGAAAGAGTCGGGCCAAATCCATACAAAGATATGTAGCCGCTAATTCTAAAATAGATACTTAATAATAGACCCCTTGTATTAGTCGAGGGGTCTTTTTTTATAGGCATACAGTAATCGAAACAGCTGGAGAGAGGGTGAACATTGCCAATTACTTGATTCGACTACTTATCCGTTGAAATACAACATATAATATGCCCAACTGTTACCATTATTAATATACCCTAACTCACTATTACTCTAACCGATTGTGATAATTTGATAAAATGATATTAACTCATCTATGTCTTGGCTAACATTTTAAATATGAACAAGTTGCAATAGCTGCTTATTAGACACATCTAACAATATTATTCTTTTCTAACAATGAAAGTTAATGAAAAATTTCACATTTTCCTTGACTCTAAAGGAAAAATTTAGTACCTAATTATCTTAAATATAATTGGTGGATTGTGTGAATTTTTATGGGAATAATTCTTTAAAGAGGAACAAGAAAAACAGGTGATGTCAAACAACATAATTTTATTGACACTAACATCTGATTTTAGAGAAGTTTAAAAAATGAATAAGCGATAAACCCCTATCTAATTTAAGGAGATGCAATGGCAGACAAAATTCCGAAAACCCCATTACTTGATGAGCTTGAAAAGGGCGAATGGCCAAGTTTCGTCAGAGAGATCAAGATGGCCGCTAAGGACAATCCTATGTGTAAAGACCTTCTTGGCCAACTCGAGCAGTCATATGAAGAGAAAATTGGCCATTGGAAGCATGGCGGTATTGTAGGTGTCTTGGGTTATGGCGGTGGTGTTATTGGCCGTTATTCAGATTTGCCGGACAAATACCCCAATATTTCGCATTTTCACACTTTGCGTATTAACCAACCAGCTGGATGGTATTATACAACCGAAGCTCTGCGCAAGATTTGTGATATCTGGGAAAAACGCGGCTCAGGATTAACTAATCTTCATGGTTCAACTGGCGACCTGATTTTACTGGGTACAACAACCGACCAGCTTGAACCGGTTTTTTCAGACCTGCAAAAAATGGATTTCGATATCGGCGGTTCCGGTTCTGACTTAAGAACTCCAAGCTGTTGCTGCGGCATGTCAAGGTGCGAATGGGCTTGCTATGACACAATGGCAGCCTGCCATGATTTCACCATGACTTTTCAGGATGAATTACACCGTCCTGCTTTCCCCTACAAATTCAAATTCAAATTTTCCGGATGTCCCAACGACTGCGTTGCCTCAATAGCCAGGTCGGATATGTCTATTATCGGCAACTGGCGGGATAATATTCAGGTAGACAAAGATGCCGTTTTGGAATATGCCGAAAATGGTATGGATATAAAGTCGGATGTTGTCGATAATTGTCCGGCCAAATGTATGGAATGGGACGGCAAGGAACTGAATATTGAAAACAGTTATTGCCGGCACTGCATGCATTGTATTAATGTTATGCCTAAGGCTTTAAGACCCGGCAAAGACCGCGGCGCAACTATTCTGCTTGGCGCCAAGGCTCCGATTATTGAAGGCGCTTTGCTCTCATCGGTGATGATTCCATTTATTAAAATGGAACCGCCTTACCAGGAAATTAAAGATTTGGTAGAAAGAATATGGGATGTTTGGGGTGATGAAGGCAAGAACCGCGAAAGAGTCGGCGAATTCATCCAACGCGTCGGTATGGGCAACTTCCTGGAAGCTGTTGAACTCGAACCGATAGCAGAAATGGTCGCTCACCCTCGTGAAAACCCGTATATCTTCTTTGAAGAGTATTTCGAGGATGATGATGAAGAGGAAGATAACGAGTAATTTTAAACATGAAATTTTAGAAATTGAGGAATAAATATGGCTGAT
Coding sequences within:
- a CDS encoding T9SS type A sorting domain-containing protein; translated protein: MRKIVIVVWTLLFFIPLFSASAGDIPDNISDELRAEIRAIQEKIKKEGLTWEAGYNEIMEMTLEERHQLLGYRVPDEVKSIYKDLNKLPPPLLTNTEDCFDWRVLGGVTPVQNQGSCGSCWAFGATGAFESAYLLAEGVVPDFAEQVLVSCDENSNGCEGGWDGSAYNFFSLYGAFDESCMPYQANDSIPCDIDDCDVVAYQDGYMHVANNVNAIKNTVVITPISTSFTVYDDFNSYQSGCYEHVGTEPTNHCVVIVGWDDNECNGDGAWIVKNSWGEGWGRLGGYFYIKYGSASIGSNSNMPLYNISGLPELEYTPDSIYVELGPDWQTTRTVELSNIGDGALRYYIDGYTVTDQDSFGYYWRDSDNPDGPDYNWIDITSDGDVVNFSGYDDNGNSGQLDLGFDFNYYENTYDKFTICVNGWISFNSSYIMQWENEIIPSYAQPNNMVAAFYDDLNMEYGGNIYYYTNETDTAIITWDQIPDSRQEGIFTFQVILAAPNTIICQYNTMGPGRLNECSIGIENRLATVGTQVAYNEDYVHNDLAVEFMLGDAVPPFTWVAPNPQQGTVPPFSQQDIELNFNALNLPPGTYNGMITIMTNSIENPVASIPVTLNTSFTNIEGEELATPDRFALHPVFPNPFNADAKINYCLPQAGDITLEIFNLLGQRVATLYDGYQIAGEHSLTWKADGQSSGIYMVKLASGQQSRTAKVTLLK
- a CDS encoding CoB--CoM heterodisulfide reductase iron-sulfur subunit A family protein; this encodes MAEFTSVENQIKADTLVVGGGIAGMTTAIETAEIGKNVMLLEKTPTLGGRVASMNYYFPKLCPPTCGIEINLKRIRSNPFIRVLTLAEIEKVAGKPGDFEVTIMLNPRYVNDKCTACGECEKVCEIERDNDFNYGLDKTKAVYMPHLMAYPPRYVIDPEYVKDERMKKCAEACKYDAIELDMQPQTITAKVGAIVWATGWKPYDATKIDNLGFGKYDNVITNVIMERLASENGPTKGKLLRPSDNKEINNIGFVQCAGSRDENHLPYCSAICCLASMKQATYIRERYPEAEIHIFYIDVRSPGRLEDFYVQRQEDEKIHFHRGKVASITEVPGQKNLILEAEDTLTGKITKTEVEMAVLATGMVPNTADEQPPLDTPLDEFGFIAPDTDNGIIGTGVASRPVDVATTVQESTGAALKAIIIGRRR
- a CDS encoding hydrogenase iron-sulfur subunit — its product is MEAKIGCYICKGCDIGKSIDVDKLVEVAKGDGKAAICKTHDILCSKEGIELIKNDIQNEGINKVVAAACSVRVFPELFDFGKDIFTDRTNIREQVAWCHEPNDEDTQMLAEDCIRMGCAKVMNGEPPEPFISESVSKDIMVVGGGVTGMTAAKSAADTGYKVILVEKEDKLGGWAAKFTKVFPKHPPYKEPEDSNCSDLVKEVEAHDNITIYKSTVVEKTSGQPGEFAVTLKNGSSSTELMIGSIVQATGWRPYETEKLAYLGYGSTPDVITNVEMEEMLSGGEIKRPSDGKPIDSITFIQCAGSRDQEHLPYCSAVCCRVSLKQALYVREQYPNAKIYIIYKDLRSPAQYELFYAHVQEDKGIFFTKGEIRSVEKDGSGKISVNVEDTLLGDNIQVKSDMVVLAAGMVPTTKVDEVPKAEASETAEDEEKKEEGKTEDGKKAAEAAEVGAKILNLTYRQGTDLPTLKYGYPDSNFICFPYETRRTAIYAAGAVRAPMDLATCENDAYGAALKAIQAVESLDIGASVHPRTGDLSYPELFMQRCTQCKRCTEECPFGAYDEDDKGTPKPNPNRCRRCGICLGACPERIISFKNYSVNQISQMIKAIDIPDEFEEKPRILAFICENDAMPAVDMVGQMRLKYNAMLRIIPLRCLGSMNSVWVSDALASGFDGVILIGCKKGDDYQCHFIQGSELANTRMENVREKLKQLVLEEERVEIHELSMSDYPNIPKIFDDFLEVIERVGPNPYKDM
- the dsrA gene encoding dissimilatory-type sulfite reductase subunit alpha, whose amino-acid sequence is MADKIPKTPLLDELEKGEWPSFVREIKMAAKDNPMCKDLLGQLEQSYEEKIGHWKHGGIVGVLGYGGGVIGRYSDLPDKYPNISHFHTLRINQPAGWYYTTEALRKICDIWEKRGSGLTNLHGSTGDLILLGTTTDQLEPVFSDLQKMDFDIGGSGSDLRTPSCCCGMSRCEWACYDTMAACHDFTMTFQDELHRPAFPYKFKFKFSGCPNDCVASIARSDMSIIGNWRDNIQVDKDAVLEYAENGMDIKSDVVDNCPAKCMEWDGKELNIENSYCRHCMHCINVMPKALRPGKDRGATILLGAKAPIIEGALLSSVMIPFIKMEPPYQEIKDLVERIWDVWGDEGKNRERVGEFIQRVGMGNFLEAVELEPIAEMVAHPRENPYIFFEEYFEDDDEEEDNE